One Fundidesulfovibrio terrae genomic window carries:
- a CDS encoding DUF6485 family protein yields the protein MSDVCANQASGNPDCNCTYPGCPRHGNCCQCVRHHRAKDQLPACYFSTEQEKSYDRSIAFFMSCRQG from the coding sequence ATGAGCGACGTCTGCGCCAACCAGGCATCCGGCAACCCGGACTGCAATTGCACCTATCCCGGATGTCCGCGCCACGGGAACTGCTGCCAGTGCGTGAGGCACCACCGGGCCAAGGATCAGCTCCCCGCCTGCTACTTCTCCACCGAACAGGAAAAGAGCTACGACCGGTCCATCGCGTTCTTCATGTCTTGCCGCCAAGGATGA